A genomic window from Salvelinus namaycush isolate Seneca chromosome 5, SaNama_1.0, whole genome shotgun sequence includes:
- the LOC120047547 gene encoding zinc finger and SCAN domain-containing protein 2-like → MSKIQMLRVFLNQRLTVAAEEIFGAVEKTIAEYQEEVSRSKEENDRLQNILDIVIKPEIKLQRADLQQLTVLEEEVHPEQQPCEQDWSPSLGQEDSEPIWIKKEQEELKKQLQWLESDTREFIFDPFCVSDYDQDPTQSLQIQSEENRERDSQPNIVTGQIKTESDGEDYRISEPTCSSAQSKNSEHVNGMESKGAQSVLKSHKPKTTRKLKRKQSYISANGMKCTPCSCKVCGRSFRYKRPFFNHVQSHAHIEDKEHPCGVCGKHLDSKESMKDHLQTHVVAEPEFCHVCGKTFTTKLRLKKHMRVHTGEKPYRCDDCGRCFSDAANLIGHKRTHTGEKPYCCQECGQGFTQSGHLVLHRRRHTGEKPYLCSVCGKSFSTRSNYTGHMRVHTGEKPYSCHVCSKCFSNTANLSAHRRIHTGEKPYCCDYCGKGFAQNGNLKMHMKTHRK, encoded by the exons atgtctaaaatacAGATGCTGAGAGTGTTTCTCAACCAGCGGTTAACTGTGGCTGCCGAGGAGATATTTGGGGCAGTTGAAAAAACGATAGCGGAGTACCAGGAAGAGGTTTCCCGTTCGAAAGAGGAGAACGACCGTCTACAGAATATTCTTGACATCGTTATTAAACCTGAGATAAAGTTACAACGAGCAG ACCTCCAGCAGCTCACTGTATTGGAAGAGGAGGTTCACCCTGAGCAGCAGCCCTGTGAGCAGGATTGGAGCCCTAGTCTTGGACAGGAGGACAGCGAGCCCATATGGATAAAAAAGGAGCAGGAGGAACTCAAAAAGCAACTTcagtggctggagtctgacaccAGAGAGTTCATATTTGATCCTTTCTGTGTAAGTGATTATGATCAGGATCCAACTCAGTCCTTGCAAATTCAAAGTGAGGAAAATAGGGAGAGAGACTCTCAACCAAACATTGTAACTGGACAGATAAAAACAGAATCTGATGGAGAGGACTACAGAATATCAGAACCAACCTGTTCTTCAGCTCAGAGTAAAAATAGTGAACATGTCAATGGGATGGAAAGCAAAGGAGCGCagtctgttttaaagtcacacaAACCAAAGACCACAAGAAAACTAAAAAGAAAACAATCTTATATCAGTGCAAATGGCATGAAATGTACTCCATGTTCTTGTAAGGTTTGTGGGAGGTCTTTTCGGTACAAGCGTCCCTTTTTTAATCATGTGCAAAGTCATGCACATATAGAGGATAAAGAAcatccctgtggtgtgtgtggaaAGCACCTAGATTCTAAAGAGAGTATGAAAGATCACCTCCAAACTCACGTTGTAGCTGAGCCTGAGTTTTGTCATGTTTGTGGTAAAACGTTCACCACGAAGCTTAGGCTGAAAAAGCACATGAgggttcacacaggagagaaaccataccgCTGCGATGATTGTGGCAGGTGTTTCAGCGATGCCGCCAATTTGATCGGACACAAAAGGACTCACACCGGTGAGAAACCATATTGCTGCCAGGAATGTGGCCAAGGATTCACTCAAAGTGGACATCTGGTTTTGCACAGGAGGAGACATACTGGGGAGAAGCCATATCTCTGTTCTGTTTGTGGCAAAAGTTTCAGCACCAGATCAAATTATACAGGACACATGAGagttcacacaggggagaaaccatacAGCTGCCATGTTTGTAGCAAATGTTTCAGTAATACTGCGAATCTGAGTGCGCACAGGAGGATTCATACAGGGGAGAAACCATATTGTTGTGATTATTGTGGCAAAGGATTTGCTCAGAATGGAAATCTTAAAATGCACATGAAGACACACAGGAAATAA
- the LOC120048310 gene encoding prenylated Rab acceptor protein 1-like isoform X2, translated as MKSGVPKGENCLVDMDSKAGDLFSAEPADAAGSGGVMGKLWLPKGLSATVAKEWFDRRRASIRPWAGFVDHRKFTKPRNFGELCQRVVRNFDTYNSNYIFIFLGLILYCIISSPMLLIALAVFVGAFYIIHLKSLESKLVVFGKEVTGPHQLSLAGAVSFPVFWLAGAGAAVFWVLGATMFVIGSHAAFRELEGGSEMEELFMEPV; from the exons ATGAAATCTGGTGTCCCAAAGGGTGAGAACTGCCTTGTAGACATGGACTCCAAGGCAGGGGATCTCTTCAGTGCTGAGCCAGCCGACGCTGCTGGATCCGGAGGTGTGATGGGAAA GCTGTGGCTGCCCAAAGGCCTCTCGGCCACTGTGGCCAAGGAGTGGTTTGATCGTCGCCGCGCGTCAATCCGTCCCTGGGCTGGCTTCGTGGATCATAGGAAGTTCACCAAGCCCCGCAACTTTGGTGAACTGTGCCAGAGGGTGGTGCGCAACTTTGACACCTACAACAGCAACTACATCTTCATCTTCCTCGGCCTTATCCTCTACTGCAT TATCAGCTCTCCCATGCTGTTGATTGCTTTGGCAGTGTTTGTTGGTGCCTTCTACATCATCCACCTCAAGTCCCTGGAGTCCAAACTGGTCGTCTTTG GAAAAGAGGTGACCGGACCTCACCAATTGAGTCTGGCTGGGGCGGTCTCTTTCCCTGTGTTCTGGTTGGCTGGTGCAGGAGCTGCAGTGTTTTGGGTCCTGG GTGCGACGATGTTTGTGATTGGCTCTCACGCTGCCTTCCGAGAGCTGGAGGGAGGATCGGAAATGGAGGAGCTCTTCATGGAGCCTGTGTGA
- the LOC120048310 gene encoding prenylated Rab acceptor protein 1-like isoform X1: MKSGVPKGENCLVDMDSKAGDLFSAEPADAAGSGGVMGNLPPWLSALPHRLWLPKGLSATVAKEWFDRRRASIRPWAGFVDHRKFTKPRNFGELCQRVVRNFDTYNSNYIFIFLGLILYCIISSPMLLIALAVFVGAFYIIHLKSLESKLVVFGKEVTGPHQLSLAGAVSFPVFWLAGAGAAVFWVLGATMFVIGSHAAFRELEGGSEMEELFMEPV; encoded by the exons ATGAAATCTGGTGTCCCAAAGGGTGAGAACTGCCTTGTAGACATGGACTCCAAGGCAGGGGATCTCTTCAGTGCTGAGCCAGCCGACGCTGCTGGATCCGGAGGTGTGATGGGAAA TTTACCACCCTGGCTTTCTGCCTTGCCTCACAGGCTGTGGCTGCCCAAAGGCCTCTCGGCCACTGTGGCCAAGGAGTGGTTTGATCGTCGCCGCGCGTCAATCCGTCCCTGGGCTGGCTTCGTGGATCATAGGAAGTTCACCAAGCCCCGCAACTTTGGTGAACTGTGCCAGAGGGTGGTGCGCAACTTTGACACCTACAACAGCAACTACATCTTCATCTTCCTCGGCCTTATCCTCTACTGCAT TATCAGCTCTCCCATGCTGTTGATTGCTTTGGCAGTGTTTGTTGGTGCCTTCTACATCATCCACCTCAAGTCCCTGGAGTCCAAACTGGTCGTCTTTG GAAAAGAGGTGACCGGACCTCACCAATTGAGTCTGGCTGGGGCGGTCTCTTTCCCTGTGTTCTGGTTGGCTGGTGCAGGAGCTGCAGTGTTTTGGGTCCTGG GTGCGACGATGTTTGTGATTGGCTCTCACGCTGCCTTCCGAGAGCTGGAGGGAGGATCGGAAATGGAGGAGCTCTTCATGGAGCCTGTGTGA
- the LOC120048310 gene encoding prenylated Rab acceptor protein 1-like isoform X3: MDSKAGDLFSAEPADAAGSGGVMGNLPPWLSALPHRLWLPKGLSATVAKEWFDRRRASIRPWAGFVDHRKFTKPRNFGELCQRVVRNFDTYNSNYIFIFLGLILYCIISSPMLLIALAVFVGAFYIIHLKSLESKLVVFGKEVTGPHQLSLAGAVSFPVFWLAGAGAAVFWVLGATMFVIGSHAAFRELEGGSEMEELFMEPV; the protein is encoded by the exons ATGGACTCCAAGGCAGGGGATCTCTTCAGTGCTGAGCCAGCCGACGCTGCTGGATCCGGAGGTGTGATGGGAAA TTTACCACCCTGGCTTTCTGCCTTGCCTCACAGGCTGTGGCTGCCCAAAGGCCTCTCGGCCACTGTGGCCAAGGAGTGGTTTGATCGTCGCCGCGCGTCAATCCGTCCCTGGGCTGGCTTCGTGGATCATAGGAAGTTCACCAAGCCCCGCAACTTTGGTGAACTGTGCCAGAGGGTGGTGCGCAACTTTGACACCTACAACAGCAACTACATCTTCATCTTCCTCGGCCTTATCCTCTACTGCAT TATCAGCTCTCCCATGCTGTTGATTGCTTTGGCAGTGTTTGTTGGTGCCTTCTACATCATCCACCTCAAGTCCCTGGAGTCCAAACTGGTCGTCTTTG GAAAAGAGGTGACCGGACCTCACCAATTGAGTCTGGCTGGGGCGGTCTCTTTCCCTGTGTTCTGGTTGGCTGGTGCAGGAGCTGCAGTGTTTTGGGTCCTGG GTGCGACGATGTTTGTGATTGGCTCTCACGCTGCCTTCCGAGAGCTGGAGGGAGGATCGGAAATGGAGGAGCTCTTCATGGAGCCTGTGTGA
- the LOC120048310 gene encoding prenylated Rab acceptor protein 1-like isoform X4, translating to MDSKAGDLFSAEPADAAGSGGVMGKLWLPKGLSATVAKEWFDRRRASIRPWAGFVDHRKFTKPRNFGELCQRVVRNFDTYNSNYIFIFLGLILYCIISSPMLLIALAVFVGAFYIIHLKSLESKLVVFGKEVTGPHQLSLAGAVSFPVFWLAGAGAAVFWVLGATMFVIGSHAAFRELEGGSEMEELFMEPV from the exons ATGGACTCCAAGGCAGGGGATCTCTTCAGTGCTGAGCCAGCCGACGCTGCTGGATCCGGAGGTGTGATGGGAAA GCTGTGGCTGCCCAAAGGCCTCTCGGCCACTGTGGCCAAGGAGTGGTTTGATCGTCGCCGCGCGTCAATCCGTCCCTGGGCTGGCTTCGTGGATCATAGGAAGTTCACCAAGCCCCGCAACTTTGGTGAACTGTGCCAGAGGGTGGTGCGCAACTTTGACACCTACAACAGCAACTACATCTTCATCTTCCTCGGCCTTATCCTCTACTGCAT TATCAGCTCTCCCATGCTGTTGATTGCTTTGGCAGTGTTTGTTGGTGCCTTCTACATCATCCACCTCAAGTCCCTGGAGTCCAAACTGGTCGTCTTTG GAAAAGAGGTGACCGGACCTCACCAATTGAGTCTGGCTGGGGCGGTCTCTTTCCCTGTGTTCTGGTTGGCTGGTGCAGGAGCTGCAGTGTTTTGGGTCCTGG GTGCGACGATGTTTGTGATTGGCTCTCACGCTGCCTTCCGAGAGCTGGAGGGAGGATCGGAAATGGAGGAGCTCTTCATGGAGCCTGTGTGA